DNA from Streptomyces rishiriensis:
CGTTCGATGGAGACGCCCACCTCGCAGCCCAGGGCCTCGGCGACCGCGAGCGTCTCGCGCATCATCATCTCGATGACCCGGCGGGTACCGCCGTGCAGACACATCTGCCGCATGGTGGCGCGGGCCAGCGCGCTGATCGGATTGAACGAGATGTTGCCCAGCAGCTTGAGCCAGATGTCGTTGCGCAGCCCCGGTTCCACGGGGCACTTCAGTCCCCCGGCCTGCATGGCCTCGCTGATGGCCAGGCAGCGGGCCGAGACGCTGCGGTCGGGCTCGCCGACGGAGAACCTGGTTCCTTCCAGGTGACGTACGACGCCCGGCGCTTCGAGCTCGGTGGCCGCGTAGACCACACAGCCGACGGCCCGTTCGGGCGCGAGTACCGCGCTGACCGCGCCGTCCGGGTCCACGCTCTCGACGCGCAGTCCGTCGTACGGGCCGCCGTGGCGGTGGAAGTACCACCAGGGGATGCCGTTCTGTGCGGCGACCACCGCGGTGGAGTCGTGCAGCAGAGGCGCGATCAGCGGCCCGCACGCCGCGTACGAGTTCGCCTTGAGACCCAGGAAGACGAAGTCGACCGGGCCGATCTCGCCCGGGTCGTCGGTGGCGTGGGCGCGGGCGGTGAAGTCGCCGCGCTGACTGAGCACCCGCACCCCGTCCCGCCTTTTTTCCTCATGGCCGTGAGATGCGGTCCACGGGCGACGAGATGCACGTCGGCGCCGGCGCGGTGAAGCGCCGCACCGACGTAGGCGCCGATCGCACCGGCGCCGAGAACTGCGACTTTCATTGCGAGGGAGCTCCGTTCGGTCGGGGGTACCGAGGAACTGTCGAATCCTGTCGACGAAATATTGTCTACAGTATGGAAGTTGGGGCGGCAAGGGTTCGCGCAGCGTCCGGGACGTTCTCGGCGATCCGCGTCCCGGCCGGTCCCAGAGGGACGCGGCGCGCCGCGGCCCAGAGGTACGTGAACCGGCCTGGTCCGGAGCGGACGCGGAAGCGGTTACCAAAACCGGTCGGTCCGACCGTTCGGCGCAGCCTGGATACCGTTCACCGCATACCGGCGACGCGCCGCCTTTCCAAGGCCCGCGCCGGTTCCTACCGTTCAGGACTCATGAGTCCCCCCGTCGCACCGGCCGGCTGGAGCCGCTGGCTCGTCCCCCCGGCCGCCCTCTCGGTCCATCTCTCCATCGGCCAGGCCTACGCGTGGTCCGTGTTCAAGCCGCCGCTCGAATCCGCGCTCGGGCTCAGCGGAACCCAGAGCGCGCTGCCGTTCCAGCTCGCCATCGTCATGCTCGGCCTGTCCGCGGCCTTCGGCGGCACACTGGTCGAGCGCAACGGGCCGCGCTGGGCGATGACCGTCGCCCTGGTCTGCTTCTCGTCCGGCTTCCTGATCTCCGCACTCGGAGCCGCCACCGAACAGTTTTGGCTGATCGTGCTCGGCTACGGTTTCGTCGGTGGAATCGGTCTCGGTATCGGTTACATCTCGCCCGTCTCCACCTTGATCAAGTGGTTCCCGGACCGGCCCGGAATGGCCACCGGCATCGCCATCATGGGCTTCGGCGGCGGCGCGCTCATCGCTTCGCCCTGGTCGGCGCAGATGCTGGAGTCGTTCGGTTCCGACAGTTCCGGGATAGCCCTCGCGTTCCTCGTGCACGGGCTGTCGTATGCCGTATTCATGACGCTGGGCGTCCTGCTGGTGCGGGTACCGCGCGGCGCGCGTCCGGTCGCGGGCGCGCCCGGCGCCGTCGAGGGCGTGCAGGTCTCGGCGAGCAGGGCGGTGCGCACTCCGCAGTTCTGGTGCCTGTGGGTCGTGCTCTGCATGAACGTGACCGCGGGCATCGGCATCCTGGAGAAGGCCGCCCCGATGATCAGGGACTTCTTCGCCGACACCGCCACCCCGGTCTCGGTGTCGGCGGCCGCGGGCTTCGTCGCTCTGCTGTCCGCGGCGAACATGGCGGGCCGGATCGGTTGGTCGTCGACCTCCGACCTGATCGGACGCAAGAACGTCTACCGGGTGTACCTGGGCGTCGGCGCCCTGATGTACGCCCTCATCGCGCTGATCGGTGACTCGTCGAAACCGCTGTTCGTGCTGTGCGCCCTGGTCATCCTCTCCTTCTACGGCGGCGGCTTCGCGACGATCCCCGCCTACCTCAAGGACCTGTTCGGCGCCTACCAGGTCGGCGCGATCCACGGACGGCTGCTCACCGCCTGGTCCACCGCCGGCGTGCTCGGTCCGCTGATCGTGAACTGGATCGCCGACCGGCAGGAGGACGCCGGAAAGCACGGCTCGTCCCTGTACACACTGTCACTGTTCATCATGATCGGGCTGCTGGCCCTCGGCTTCGTCGCCAATGAGCTCGTCCGGCCCGTTCACGCCCGCCACCACCACGTGCCCGCCCAGAGGGAGGCCGCCGATGTCGAACGACAACAGCCCGAGTCCGCAGCCTGACCGGCGGCCGCTGATCGCCTTCGCCTGGCTGTGGGTGGGGGCACCGCTCGTCTACGGGCTGTACGAGCTGGTACGGAAGGCGACGCAGCTGTTCACCGGGTAACCGGGTAGCGGTGTGTTCCGGGGGGCCGGTGTCCGGCGGTAGGCGTTCGGCGGCTGCTCGGGCGTCCGAGGGCTATGGGGAAGCCGACAACCCGGGAACCGGTTTCCTGTCGCTTCACGCGCCCTCGTACCCGTGAGTCACTGATCAGACTGGTGGATCCCGCTACCCAAGGCAAC
Protein-coding regions in this window:
- a CDS encoding MFS transporter small subunit, translated to MSNDNSPSPQPDRRPLIAFAWLWVGAPLVYGLYELVRKATQLFTG
- a CDS encoding OFA family MFS transporter, with amino-acid sequence MSPPVAPAGWSRWLVPPAALSVHLSIGQAYAWSVFKPPLESALGLSGTQSALPFQLAIVMLGLSAAFGGTLVERNGPRWAMTVALVCFSSGFLISALGAATEQFWLIVLGYGFVGGIGLGIGYISPVSTLIKWFPDRPGMATGIAIMGFGGGALIASPWSAQMLESFGSDSSGIALAFLVHGLSYAVFMTLGVLLVRVPRGARPVAGAPGAVEGVQVSASRAVRTPQFWCLWVVLCMNVTAGIGILEKAAPMIRDFFADTATPVSVSAAAGFVALLSAANMAGRIGWSSTSDLIGRKNVYRVYLGVGALMYALIALIGDSSKPLFVLCALVILSFYGGGFATIPAYLKDLFGAYQVGAIHGRLLTAWSTAGVLGPLIVNWIADRQEDAGKHGSSLYTLSLFIMIGLLALGFVANELVRPVHARHHHVPAQREAADVERQQPESAA